From the genome of Bacteroidales bacterium:
AACAACGAAATTAGAAATAATAATTACATTAAGCAATTTTTGTTGTGTTTTTAAATAAAAAAACCGACTCAAAAAGTGAATCGGTTATTTGTTATTCTGAAAAATTTTTAGTTTAATGTTACTTCAACAGTTACTCCGTTATTAGTAACTGTTATTGTTTTGTCGCAAGTTCCGTTACCGTAGTCTATTACGGAAGTTCCTTTATCGCTTTCTATTGTAACAGTTCCTGAAACAGGGTAACCTGCCGTGCAGCTTCTTTCAATTCTCACCTTATTATAAACAGAAGAATAACTTTTACCTTGACGGTTAATACCGGAAGCAGTTCCTGACATTTCAATAATGTTTGTAGAAATATTACCATCGCCAAATCCGCTTACAATTGTAAAAGTTTTATCGGAAGACCAGGAAATAGTTTTATTATCGGTAAAAGTTGCTGACATATTTTCTGCAACAACATTAATCTCAGGTCTTATATATGTTCCTCCGAATGTTGTAGTTATTTTCCCTTCAACTGCAATACCGTCTATTGTATAATTATCAAATGTGATAATAATATTTACAGCTCTGGCTCCGATATCAAGACGGGTATAGTTAATAATAAGAGAGCCGCTTCTTACAGACCCCAGATAATCACAATTGTTGAAAGTTAGTACAATTGTATCTGTCTGATTTCTATAAACATCAACACAAGCAGGAAGGGATGCTTTTCCTGTTCCGCCGGCTTCAGTATTTCCGACAGCAAATGCATCTGCCATAATATAACTTCCTCTGGCATCATCTTCAGCTGATTGAGCATCGGGATCAGGTTTTTCACAAGAAGCTAATGCAAATAATCCGAGTGCAAAGAACACACTTAAAATTTTAAATAAATTTGTTTTCATAATATGTAAAGTTTAATTAATAAAAGTTTTATATGTCTATCTTATAAGACTGCAAAAAAACAAAAAAGTTGTTTGAATCAGTATTTTTTATTCGAATATAAGAAATTTATCCGTAAAAGTAATGTTTTTTATGATGAATTATGTTATATTTTGATAAGTTTGTTGCGTTTAGTGAAACCGTAAATACCTATTTCTTATGAAAAATAATAATCTTTCGGTAAAAAACATTCTTAAAGAAATAAGAGCAAATGAAAACGGTCCTGCTGTTGATGCTATGGAAAGAATGGGTTTAAAGTACAGCAGAAATTTCGGTGTAAGCATTGCAGATTTAAAAAGAATAGCAACAAAATATAAATTCAATCATGAAATTGCCGATATGTTAAGAGAAAAAAACATAAGGGAAACGCGAATATTGGCAGAAATGATTGAAGATTCTAATTTAGTTTCGGAAGAAAAAGCAGATAAAATAGTTTCAAATATAGATACAAATGAATTGGCAGAGCAAAGTTGTTTGAACCTTTTTGAAAAACTTGATTTTGCGGATAAAAAAGCAGAGGAATGGATATTATCAGAACATAAATTTACTGTTGTTTGCGGATTTATTCTTTTTTCACGCATTGCTTTAAATGACAAAACAAAAAAGAATGATTTTTTTATAAAAGCAATAAGTGTTGCTGAAAACTCTGTAAATAACGAAAGTGTTTTTATTAGAAAAGCAATTGCAAGAGCTTTAAGGCAAATTGCTTTAAGAAATAATAATTTGAAAAAGCAAGTTCTGGAACTTACTAACAAAATAAAAAAAACCGGCAACGAATATTCAAAGTTAATTATCGAAGAGGTTGAAATGTTGATTGATTTTTAATGTGCTGTAGTCATCATAAAATCACTTAAGATTTATTTTTTTATCAATTTGATATTTATTTCTGTCTTGTGAGGTTCTGGAAACTAAATCAGCCAATAAACCTGTTAAAAATAGTTGTGTTCCGAAAATAATTGCCAGCAAACCCAAGAAAAATAACGGTCTTTCTGTCATGGAATATTGTTGCCAAAATAATTTTGCTATTGATAAATAGATTAAAATAACAAAACCTGCAAAAAAGCTGAAAGAACCTATTGTTCCGAAGAAGTGCATCGGGCGTTTTGCAAATTTTGTAATGAAAGTTATGGAAAGCAAATCAAGAGGGCCGTTAATAAATCTGCTAAGCCCGAATTTTGTTTTTCCGTATTTTCTTTCCTGATGTTTTACAACTTTTTCATCAATCTTTTTAAATCCGGCTTGCTTAACAAGTATAGGAATATAACGATGCATTTCACCGTAAACTTCAATGCTTTTTACAACTTTGTTTTTATAAGCTTTAAAACCGCAATTAAAATCATGCAATTTTAATCCGCTGACTTTTCTTGCAATGAAGTTAAAAAACTTACTCGGTAAATTTTTACTGAACAGCGGGTCGTAACGTTTCTTTTTCCAGCCCGAAACTAAATCAAAGCCGTCTTCTTTAATCATTTTGTATAGTTCGGGAATTTCTTCCGGATTGTCTTGTAAATCGGCATCCATTGTAATTACGACTTCGCCTTTTGCAACGGAAAAACCTTCGTGTATTGCTGCGGATTTTCCGTAATTCTTCATAAACTTAATGCCTTTAATATTACTATTTTCAGAAGACAGTTTTTCAATGATTTCCCAAGATGAGTCAGTACTTCCGTCGTCAATCATAATTATCTCATAAGAAAATGAATTTTCATTACAAACCTTGGAAATCCAACCGCATAGTTCCGGTAAAGATTCTTCTTCGTTAAGTAATGAAATAACTACGGAAATATTTGTCATTGCCTTTAATT
Proteins encoded in this window:
- a CDS encoding DNA alkylation repair protein, with the protein product MKNNNLSVKNILKEIRANENGPAVDAMERMGLKYSRNFGVSIADLKRIATKYKFNHEIADMLREKNIRETRILAEMIEDSNLVSEEKADKIVSNIDTNELAEQSCLNLFEKLDFADKKAEEWILSEHKFTVVCGFILFSRIALNDKTKKNDFFIKAISVAENSVNNESVFIRKAIARALRQIALRNNNLKKQVLELTNKIKKTGNEYSKLIIEEVEMLIDF
- a CDS encoding glycosyltransferase family 2 protein, encoding MTNISVVISLLNEEESLPELCGWISKVCNENSFSYEIIMIDDGSTDSSWEIIEKLSSENSNIKGIKFMKNYGKSAAIHEGFSVAKGEVVITMDADLQDNPEEIPELYKMIKEDGFDLVSGWKKKRYDPLFSKNLPSKFFNFIARKVSGLKLHDFNCGFKAYKNKVVKSIEVYGEMHRYIPILVKQAGFKKIDEKVVKHQERKYGKTKFGLSRFINGPLDLLSITFITKFAKRPMHFFGTIGSFSFFAGFVILIYLSIAKLFWQQYSMTERPLFFLGLLAIIFGTQLFLTGLLADLVSRTSQDRNKYQIDKKINLK